The following are encoded together in the Onychostoma macrolepis isolate SWU-2019 chromosome 03, ASM1243209v1, whole genome shotgun sequence genome:
- the LOC131536881 gene encoding uncharacterized protein LOC131536881 — MSVEEDCKGVTERYRPLRGKMLLRVQFGEEQKYIKLSELTFDAFLKEVCLKFNIPESRQPDIKVYDQSDTEVDTEVFEEIVKESPGTFRIMLGNGGLGASQSSSCSGTSDDTVILNFMMCDPVEEVAAAEGSQPKRPCHINYEAKVLIEKILTSKPGGERIMQEYGKTKSLTDATRRQMINILAAEMTETHGTSPPKSVRVMYAQGIVALFPYLEDPYSQHGYEHYYDPESGSGYLAWRLKTIQRKTAEERGASVNKSPKVGGPGRGRQPFAYDREPSDENVEAAIAVLRHSADEKTVREKMKMTFIYRQAMVNDEAKSSDVFLVFPRFLDTPGLIEEDFRLLFGEATANKFLEKWPTTFKTKVIKESHGLVPTTELLDLMRNAESAAEVENGWDSDMSAILLLLHLLPPSAQGRKRPGKMSAYQAVDQLIRFQKNLKIRHTLRHDVGKVTRDIDVSRFEKVGTSVQQHLDNITQSSQPYLLAQGSTQSTIHSYFIVVDKHALPCKAKGSVGAFDELFKAHYVFAEKQTIQIQMFYDDFEVANPLGPKRD; from the exons ATGTCGGTGGAGGAAGATTGCAAAGGAGTAACTGAACGTTATAGGCCACTGAG GGGCAAAATGCTGTTGCGTGTTCAATTCGGGGAAGAGCAGAAATACATAAAGCTATCTGAGCTGACATTTGATGCTTTCTTGAAAGAAG tgTGTCTAAAATTCAACATACCAGAAAGCAGGCAGCCTGACATTAAGGTGTATGACCAGTCAGACACAGAAGTTGACACAGAGGTTTTTGAAGAAATAGTGAAGGAGTCACCTGGAACTTTCAGAATCATGCTGGGCAATGGAGGACTTG GTGCCTCTCAATCATCATCATGCTCGGGTACATCTGATGACACCGTCATCCTGAATTTTATGATGTGTGACCCTGTTGAAGAAGTAGCCGCTGCTGAAGGAAGCCAGCCTAAAAGGCCATGCCACATAAACTATGAGGCAAAAGTG TTGATTGAAAAAATCCTTACATCAAAGCCTGGCGGTGAACGCATTATGCAAGAGTATGGAAAAACCAAATCTCTGACAGACGCCACCAGAAGACAGATGATAAACATACTTGCTGCTGAGATGACAGAAACACATGG GACATCCCCCCCCAAAAGTGTCAGAGTGATGTATGCACAGGGGATAGTAGCTTTGTTTCCCTATCTAGAAGACCCATACTCACAACATGGATAT GAACATTACTATGATCCGGAGAGTGGTTCGGGATACCTTGCATGGCGATTGAAGACCatacaaagaaaaacagcagAGGAAAGAGGTGCCTCAGTCAACAAATCTCCTAAAG TTGGTGGGCCAGGCCGTGGTCGTCAGCCCTTCGCCTATGACAGAGAGCCATCTGATGAGAATGTGGAAGCAGCTATTGCTGTTTTGAGACACTCTGCTGATGAAAAGACTGTCCGTGAGAAGATGAAAATGACCTTCATATATCGGCAAGCAATGGTCAACGATGAAGCCAAATCATCAGATGTCTTCTTGGTCTTCCCACGATTTCTGGACACACCAGGACTG ATAGAAGAAGATTTCAGACTTCTGTTTGGTGAGGCCACGGCCAACAAATTCTTGGAGAAGTGGCCAAccactttcaaaacaaaagtaataaaGGAAAGCCATGGACTTGTACCCACCACAGAACTCTTGGATTTGATGCGCAATGCTGAGTCAGCTGCTGAAGTTGAGAATG GCTGGGACAGTGACATGTCTGCCATCTTGCTGCTGCTACATTTGCTACCACCATCTGCACAAGGTAGAAAGAGGCCGGGAAAGATGTCTGCATATCAAGCCGTAGATCAGCTCATCAGATTTCAAAAG AATCTCAAGATACGCCACACATTACGTCATGACGTTGGAAAGGTCACGCGGGACATAGACGTAAGCCGGTTCGAAAAG GTTGGAACCAGTGTGCAGCAGCATCTAGACAACATCACCCAAAGCAGTCAGCCCTACCTTCTCGCCCAGGGATCCACACAGAGCACCATTCACTCCTACTTCATTGTGGTTGACAAGCATGCACTTCCATGCAAGGCAAAAGGTTCAGTTGGAGCTTTTGACGAACTCTTTAAAGCCCATTACGTCTTTG CTGAGAAGCAGACAATACAGATCCAGATGTTCTATGATGACTTTGAGGTCGCCAACCCTCTGGGTCCTAAGCGAG ATTGA